From the Aerosakkonema funiforme FACHB-1375 genome, one window contains:
- the rimM gene encoding ribosome maturation factor RimM (Essential for efficient processing of 16S rRNA) — MNSSEWIEIGEIVAAQGLNGEVRVYPDSDFPERFEKRGQRWLLRSHAAEPEPIKLLSGRYIPNKGIYVVKFADINDRTQAEELRGCKLMVKASDRPNLEADEFHVLDLIGLEVFNQLTSEKVGVVEDITTAGHDLLMVKSANEKNNKQILIPFVKAIVPVVDLENKRIEITPPPGLLEI; from the coding sequence ATGAATAGTTCTGAATGGATAGAAATAGGTGAAATTGTTGCCGCGCAAGGTTTAAACGGCGAGGTGCGCGTTTATCCGGACTCGGATTTTCCGGAAAGGTTTGAGAAACGAGGACAGCGTTGGTTGTTGCGATCGCACGCCGCAGAACCGGAACCGATAAAATTATTATCGGGTCGGTATATTCCCAACAAGGGCATATATGTGGTAAAATTCGCCGACATAAACGATCGCACGCAAGCCGAAGAGTTGCGCGGCTGCAAGTTGATGGTAAAAGCAAGCGATCGACCAAACTTAGAAGCAGACGAATTTCACGTTTTAGACTTAATTGGCTTGGAAGTATTTAACCAATTAACAAGTGAAAAGGTTGGTGTTGTAGAAGATATTACTACAGCAGGTCACGATTTGTTGATGGTTAAATCCGCGAACGAGAAGAATAACAAACAAATTTTGATTCCGTTTGTGAAAGCGATCGTACCTGTGGTAGACCTGGAAAATAAACGAATTGAAATTACGCCGCCACCCGGTTTGTTGGAAATTTAA
- a CDS encoding DUF4276 family protein, whose translation MKSQDNNEPQQYRYLKFGLLVTGETEELHLPKLFRALMESGYCTFKVLSRIPQLGRITSEKRKSKLTVTGTNKAISTKHIEQIALPARKHLNEANTYVILVDDLEYHNHEQPQEVFDRYREILDSLPPEQRHRASVHFLVNMLEAYYLAHAEAVNLVLGTSFADYPGDVETIRNPYSEIKKEYSDFDKKEHGGKIIENLNVEYVLSRPDTCASLRTLFKWCSKCLGESPTDKYQLVNGILNDITKPQIEDIP comes from the coding sequence ATGAAGAGTCAAGATAATAACGAGCCTCAGCAATATCGTTATTTGAAGTTCGGATTGCTTGTCACAGGAGAGACTGAAGAACTGCACCTTCCTAAGTTATTTAGAGCGCTGATGGAGTCTGGTTATTGCACTTTTAAAGTGTTGAGCCGTATTCCTCAGCTTGGACGGATAACTTCGGAAAAACGAAAGTCAAAACTAACCGTGACTGGGACTAACAAAGCTATTTCTACAAAACACATTGAACAGATTGCATTACCAGCCAGAAAGCATCTCAATGAAGCAAATACCTATGTAATACTTGTAGATGATTTGGAGTATCACAATCACGAGCAGCCACAAGAGGTTTTCGATCGATACCGAGAAATTCTTGACTCTCTTCCGCCAGAACAAAGACATCGTGCTTCTGTACATTTCTTAGTCAATATGCTGGAAGCTTATTACCTAGCTCACGCTGAGGCGGTTAATTTAGTATTAGGAACCTCGTTCGCAGATTATCCGGGAGATGTAGAGACTATCCGCAATCCGTATAGTGAAATTAAAAAAGAGTACAGCGATTTCGACAAGAAAGAACATGGTGGAAAAATCATCGAAAATCTCAATGTTGAATATGTTTTGTCACGTCCCGATACTTGTGCATCACTTAGAACTTTATTCAAGTGGTGTTCAAAATGCTTAGGTGAATCACCGACTGATAAATATCAGCTTGTGAATGGAATATTGAATGATATAACTAAACCACAAATAGAGGATATTCCATGA